GAGCAAGTTTTGAACCATATTTGATTCCCTGTTTGGAGTATACACTTTGCAGCCTTGCTTTTTCTTTATTGTACCATCGGTTGACTGATTTTAAAAACCTGCCCTCTATCAAAAAGGCAGTCCCAATGGTATCCGTAAGCGCTGCAAAGTTGTTTAACCCTAAGTCTATTGCCAAAATCCTGCTTTTGTCAAGCTTACAATCCTGCTCTTTTTCCTCATACACATACTCAATTTCAAACCATTTCCCATGGTATCTCGGAATTATCCTGACTTCCTTAATCTTTTTTCCTGCAATGTTTTTTGGCAAATCAAAATATAAGTATCTTACCCCAAACTCCTTTGAAAAACTTCTGCCAAGACTAAGTCTCACTTTTCTGTCTTCTATTTTGAACTGGTCTTTTGGGAAAACTATCTGGTACATCCCATCCTTGGGTAGGTATCTGGGCATTAATACCTTCTCTTTTACCTTTCCTTCTTTTTTGGCTTTCAACAAGCTCAGAAAAGATTTAAAAGATTCATCCACCGAAATAAGTGTCTGCTGTGCAACCTGTGATGGCAAAAGCATATAGTTTTCGTTGCCTTTTGCAATGTGATATACACTTTCATATCGCAGGTGTTTATGAGTTTGAAAATAGTGCTGTCTTATATGATACAGAGCAAAGTTGTACAGGTTTTTTGAAAAGTGACAAAGCTTTCGCAAAATTTTGTATGTTTTCTTATCACATCTTATATGATTTTTTTGTGTTTTGTACATTTAACATCACCCAGAAATATTTTATCACATTTTTAGCAATTCATCTCCATCTTACAGAAGATGGAGTCTTCTTGCTATATTCTTGATAAAAGATAATTTCCATACATGGGAAGAGGTGTATATTGTAAAGTAAAAAAACTTTTCAGTTTATTCAAACACAGAAGGTTTGGGGGAAGTTGCAATGCTAAACAAACTTTACATAGGAACATCCGGCTGGGCATATTCTCACTGGAAAGAAATTTTTTACCCTGCCAGTTTGCCCCATGAAAAAAGGCTTGAGTTTTACTCAAAACATTTTGTTACCTGCGAAGTCAACTCTTCTTTTTACCATCTGCCACAGCAAAAAACTATAATAAACTGGTACAATTCCACCCCGGAGGGTTTTGTTTTCTCTGTTAAAGCTCCACGGTCCATAACACATTTAAAAAGGCTTTTTGAAGTAGATGATGAATGGGAAAAGTTCAAAAGCAGGATAGAGCTGCTCAAAGAAAAACTTGGACCTATTCTTCTACAATTTCCTCCAGGCTTTAAGAAAGATGAGGAAAATCTGCAAAAGCTAATAAATTTTTTGAGAGGAAAAGAAAAGTTTAGATTTGCTCTGGAATTCAGGCATAAAAGCTGGTGCAATGAACAGGTTTATGAGATTTTAAAAAGTTTTAATGCAGCCTGGGTAATAGCAGACTCATCACGCTACCCCGGGGCAAAAGTTGTGACAGCACACTTTTGCTACATTAGAATGCACGGTCCACAGAGCCTTTATAGCTCAAGTTATTCAGATAAGCAGCTAAAAGAACTGGCAGACGAGATAAGACAATATGCAAAGGTTTGCAATGAGATTTATGTGTATTTCAACAATGATGTAAATGGCTGTGCTGTTCAAAATGCCAGGAGCCTGCTTGAGCTCACAGCGCAAATATTTGAAAATTAAAGGTGGGCTTTTTCACCCACCATTTTTATTTTACATCTTATTTTCCCAGAACAATAGTTGATATAGACCTTGCCGGGGATTTCCCGTAAAATATTTTATCCTCAATGACCATGTTGAACTCTATTTCTTCCGGATTTTTATTTAAAACAACCACTGCCAAAGTATCATCCTGGTTTTTTGCTGCCAGAACCTCAAGTCTTGCATCACTGCAGCTGCTTCTGACTACTCTGGCACCCGGCTTTATGAATTTAGAAAAATGCCCTATATAATAATATGCGTTCTGGTAATAGATTAATTTTGATTTTGTATCAACAATTATGGGTGCATCACAGAAGTTTCCAACATGATTGGGGCCACCCATAGTATCTAAGACCATGTTCCAATCCATAAATCCAATTGTGTAGCTGTTAAAATCACCAATTATCTCATGAGCATACCTTTCTCCAAGCTCCCACGAGCCAGGTTTTACCCCACCTTCCTGACAACCTTCTGTAAACACCAGATTCACATCTGGAAACTCTTCCTTTATCTTTTTGAGCTGGTCAAAGTGGTCTCCTCCATACCAGTGGAATGCAACTCCCCACACATACTTGGCAGCTTCTCTGTCGCTTAAAATTGTCTTTGCTCTCTCATAAATAATGTCTTTGTTGTGGTCCCATACAAGTATTTTTACATGCGAAAGCCCTTCTTCTTCCAAAGTTGGTCCCAGGTAATTCTTAACAAAATCCCTTTCCTCTTCAGCTGTGTATATACACGACTCCCACACCTGAGTTGCCATCGGTTCATTTTGAACTGTCACAGCCCATATATCAATCTCTTCTTCCTTGTAAGCCTTTATAAACTTGCAGAAAAACCTTGCCCATGTCTTTTTGTACTCCTCTTTTAGCTTCCCACCATGGCACATATCACCATTTGTTTTCATCCATGCAGGCGGACTCCAGGGAGAGACGAGAATTTTTAGGTCTTCGCAATATTCCTTTATTCTTTTCAGAAGCAGAATTATCATCTTTTTGTCACGTTCTATGTTAAAGTGCTTTAATTCAACATCGCCTTCAACATCATCACAGCTGTAGGTACTTATACAAAAATCACAGCTGTTCATGTGGATCCTGCAGAGTTTGTAACCAAGCCCATTTTCCGGGTCAAAGTAGCCTCTTAAAACCTCTTCTTGCTGCTGTGGCAAAAGTGATAGTATGTTCACTGCAGCAGCTTCAGTGAGTGCTCCACCAAAACCTATTACCTCTTGAAATGAACTGGATGGCTCAATTGTTATAACAGACTCCTTTTCTATCTTCTCGCTCTCTTTTATATTGTCTGCCTGCTGCATTGCAGTGCCCTGATCTTTTGCTGTTATGTAACATGCAATTTTTTTGAACATTTTTATCTGCCTCCCTTTGTTTTGACAGTTTCTATGTGTTTCATTCTAATTTAATAGCACTTTATAAGTAAATACACTGAATTTTAGAAAGGGTATCCTAAATATAAGCATTTTTTGAGCTGCAAAAACAGGACAGTTCCATGGTTCTTTGAAAAATTCATGTGTCTTTATACACAAGCTCTCCCCCAGCATATACCTCTTTTACATTCAAATCCTCATCCATCAATACAAAATCTGCCAAAAAGCCTTCCTTTATTACTCCACACCTAAGTGAGAAAAGCCTTGATGGATTGCAGGTTGCTGCCATGAGAGCATCTTCCAATTCAATCCCAATTTTTACAAGATTCTTTATCGCTCTATCAATCGTAAGCGTGCTGCCGGCAATAGTGTTATCTTCCAATTTGCAAATTCCATTCTCAACTTTTACTTTCAGGCTTCCCAAATAGTATTCACCGTCACAAAGGTCTGTTGCAGCAATGGAATCACTGATAAGGATTATATTCTCTGCACCTTTTAGTTTATAGGTAAGCTTGATAATCTCAGGGGACAGGTGAATAAGGTCGCAAATTAGCTCCACTTTTATATCGCTCAAAAGAGCATAGGTTGTAATAGAATTTTGTCTGTGATGTAGCTGTGGCATTGCGTTGAAAAGGTGAACAATATTTTTTGCACCAAGTTCATGGGCTTGTTTTGCCACCTCAAAGCTGCTGTTTGTGTGGCCAAGAGAGATATTAATGCCATCTGCATTTGCCTTTGCAAAAAACTCGTCAGGATTTTCAAGAAGCTCTGGTGCTATTGCAATGTCAAGAATCTTTTCTTCACAGTTTGCAGTAAGTTCTTCAAGCTTCTCAGCTGTTGGTATTTGCAAAAATCTCTCATCATGTGCACCTTTTTTTGCAGGGTTTATAAATGGTCCTTCTAAGAATATTCCGGGGATATTTAGTTTAAAATTTGGGTTTTTCTTGGCTTTTTTAATTGCTTTTGCAAGCTTATATATGTTTTCAAACGGAGCTGAGACAATTGTCGGCAGCACAGT
The Caldicellulosiruptor morganii DNA segment above includes these coding regions:
- a CDS encoding DUF72 domain-containing protein; its protein translation is MLNKLYIGTSGWAYSHWKEIFYPASLPHEKRLEFYSKHFVTCEVNSSFYHLPQQKTIINWYNSTPEGFVFSVKAPRSITHLKRLFEVDDEWEKFKSRIELLKEKLGPILLQFPPGFKKDEENLQKLINFLRGKEKFRFALEFRHKSWCNEQVYEILKSFNAAWVIADSSRYPGAKVVTAHFCYIRMHGPQSLYSSSYSDKQLKELADEIRQYAKVCNEIYVYFNNDVNGCAVQNARSLLELTAQIFEN
- the nagA gene encoding N-acetylglucosamine-6-phosphate deacetylase, producing MKKRFLVKRIFDGYSFITDNVLVVEDGVILGTQKGIDTEKDEVIDRRDFILSPGFFDKHTHGIGGVDFFDITEDDLIKVQTYYFKHGVTTVLPTIVSAPFENIYKLAKAIKKAKKNPNFKLNIPGIFLEGPFINPAKKGAHDERFLQIPTAEKLEELTANCEEKILDIAIAPELLENPDEFFAKANADGINISLGHTNSSFEVAKQAHELGAKNIVHLFNAMPQLHHRQNSITTYALLSDIKVELICDLIHLSPEIIKLTYKLKGAENIILISDSIAATDLCDGEYYLGSLKVKVENGICKLEDNTIAGSTLTIDRAIKNLVKIGIELEDALMAATCNPSRLFSLRCGVIKEGFLADFVLMDEDLNVKEVYAGGELVYKDT
- a CDS encoding glycoside hydrolase family 30 protein → MFKKIACYITAKDQGTAMQQADNIKESEKIEKESVITIEPSSSFQEVIGFGGALTEAAAVNILSLLPQQQEEVLRGYFDPENGLGYKLCRIHMNSCDFCISTYSCDDVEGDVELKHFNIERDKKMIILLLKRIKEYCEDLKILVSPWSPPAWMKTNGDMCHGGKLKEEYKKTWARFFCKFIKAYKEEEIDIWAVTVQNEPMATQVWESCIYTAEEERDFVKNYLGPTLEEEGLSHVKILVWDHNKDIIYERAKTILSDREAAKYVWGVAFHWYGGDHFDQLKKIKEEFPDVNLVFTEGCQEGGVKPGSWELGERYAHEIIGDFNSYTIGFMDWNMVLDTMGGPNHVGNFCDAPIIVDTKSKLIYYQNAYYYIGHFSKFIKPGARVVRSSCSDARLEVLAAKNQDDTLAVVVLNKNPEEIEFNMVIEDKIFYGKSPARSISTIVLGK
- a CDS encoding RNA-guided endonuclease InsQ/TnpB family protein, giving the protein MYKTQKNHIRCDKKTYKILRKLCHFSKNLYNFALYHIRQHYFQTHKHLRYESVYHIAKGNENYMLLPSQVAQQTLISVDESFKSFLSLLKAKKEGKVKEKVLMPRYLPKDGMYQIVFPKDQFKIEDRKVRLSLGRSFSKEFGVRYLYFDLPKNIAGKKIKEVRIIPRYHGKWFEIEYVYEEKEQDCKLDKSRILAIDLGLNNFAALTDTIGTAFLIEGRFLKSVNRWYNKEKARLQSVYSKQGIKYGSKLAQISLKRQHIVENFLNQAVNVVVKHCLENKIGIVVVGNMKEIKKEIELGKVNNQNFVGIPYKRFKQKLEAKCRLYGIEYVEVEESYTSQRCSRCGVVDKSNRKHRGLYVCKKCGNVLNADINGAINILLKVAGESAIKQIISSGCVNHPVRIRVA